The genomic DNA TGTGCCAAGTACATGAAACTAATACTTACCGTATGCGCTGATGTCTATCCGATTATTCAtcttcttccttttattttcatgaTTCATAACACTGTAATCAAATAGAAATCAAGACTTTGATTATCTCATTGGATTATATTAGatgatttaatgaaatttaatagtaCGGTACAATGAATGGTGTGACttatttaaatgtttttatcCTTGATTCTAAGAAGTTTAGATGCTTCCTGCTTGAGAATTATTAGAACGTCCAAAACCTTGATTAATCTAGTTAGAATTTACAATATTCAAGAGAATAAGATCAATATATAACTTAATCAcaaacaatgtacatttacagAACATTATGTAAGAGCATATGAGAAGTATGGGTATTAGACAATTCCatgtttttacttttttccGTGACCACGTTACATTACACAGTGGAATATTTTCTGCGATTGTCTTATGTGtaacttataattttgaatgatCGAATCGTAGTAATTTAATACTATATACggtaaatttattaatttgttcAAAGGAATATACTACTTATTTACCACGTTTTGTACCGTATTCTTAAAAcagttttttgattaaattcaTGGCATGTAAAATATACACAATACTGTATTTCTGCAAATAGTTTAAAACTGCGTTATATTCTGTACAACAAATGAAAAactttaatattatattttgttaatttgatagtaaattgaaatgtattattattactattattatcattatcaacAGCAGCAACACCTTCCTGATATAAATACATACTTGATATCAGtgatatttattgtattatgctAATGTTTTTTGATCaaaacattaatttaatttttgttcatAACATTTCAACTGTTAATATTGTTACAACAAAATTATGTTGCTTTTGTAAAGCAATGTTGACTTTGTAACAAGCATTTCTAAAAGATTTCTACActtaaatattgatttaaattttgttattaattctACTTAGTATAcatgtaaattttatattttatatattcttcTATATTATTCTGAATTGGTAATTGTCGTAACgttggaaattaataaattaattattacatttctaataAATTTGGAAGCAAGTGTATGTCCTGTACTTAGTTGATGATcacccattttttttttttagagcATACAAATGCTAAGTACTCTCTgataatattgtaaaaaattaaattttttagcAAATAGTTTTGGTATAAAAGTATATCAATCATTAAATCAAAGAAAGTAATcaacaaacaaaaaattaatgtaataaatCAGTCACTGCTTGTACATACTAAAAGTTTAAAAAAGAGGAAACAAGCATACCAGACACTGCAATCTCTCATGAAAGTTTTACACACCAATACACCTGGtgtatttattacaaatatataaatttttcacatttattgtataattacaaacaacGTTTTCTCATCTTTCTTCTTATATACAGCTGAAGCCTAAATAATGAtacaaattattgttatttaaatataattatttgtaactaaataatattttataacaaaattttgtaCAACTCactaaataatgaaatatttcctTTCCTTATCAAGTTTTAGTTTACACAATGACATTGTTTAGccatgtttttatttttaaaacctATGTAATGTAGTGAAGAAACttcaaataataatgaatttctACAAATAGCACAAATTTATTATGTAGCTAAACCCTTCAAACAATTAGCTAATTTCTGGGTTTTATAGTCAGTTCTCAATTGTATAAAATTCACCAAAACATTACGATCTAATGTTgcctgtaataaaaaaaataattataattaaattcaaagaGTCGGGaactatatgtatattaaaatcTTTACAACATACCAGTTGATCTCCTGTACAAACTTGCTTTAAGTTTTCTGGCTTAACTAGCAGTAAATTACAGAGAGCGTGTAAAGTATCAAACAATGAGGTAACAAGATCAACTTCAAGTTCTTTAACACATTTTCGATATTCGTTCATATCGCAAATCGCACACATTGCGCCAGCAGAATTAAACTGAAATTGCTGTAAATGATCATAAATAACTTTGTGAAATCGTACTCCGAGTTCGGTTAGAacgttatttaaatttttcccATCCAAGGTATTTCGAATATGTCGAATCATTCCAGTAACATATTGAACTACTGTCAAACAAGCTGGTGTACTTAAAGTATCTACATCACTTTCTGGTTTAAAGTCAGTTTTCCGTTGttcattttgtaaatataCTTTCACCCAACCAATAATAGCATTTATGCTTCTATCCAATCCTGTTTCTAGtttcatttcaatttgttCTAATACAACTTTCTTTTTCAACTTACAATCACCATGCTTTGGAGTTGatctaaaagaaaaaattacatTGTAGATGGACATTGTATTAGTTCAATTGTAACATATGAAAATGAACTTTACATAACAAGAGGTAATACACTGTCGTTAAACTGTTCTTCTAAAAGACGGACAATTGCGTTACATTGTTTTACCACATTGAAGAAATGTATTTCAGGCTGTGTTCTACTTTCAGGAATTGGTACGCTTTGTAAACCTAATTCCAATGCATAATCAACGTGTTCACTTATTAAATACTGCAGTAagatttccaaaatttgtAATACATTTACTGGTATATCATCAGGTTTTGACAGCAACTGACACCTTTGGAAAGCTAGTTTACTTCTTTGTAATAAAGCAATTGCAAGTTCCTCTGATAAAAATGTCTCTCCGCCGTAATTCTCTATCTGAGCAATATTTATGTTAGTCCTTGCGCCTAAAACAGCTTGTAGATCTCTTCTCAATTCTTGAAAACCACCAGTCTGTAATTGCTTCTTCTGGTGATTTTTAGATTCATAGTACTCAATAAGAAGAGCTGCTGATTTTTCTCGAAATGCTTTTGTTTCAATgctaaaataatatataagtTAGTTTAACTTATTACAGAtatattacttattatattaACTTACATAATATAAGTGtctaaatatttttgaaatatatttctaGTAAGTTTTGCAAGATATGTATCATCAGTACccatattaaatattttcaattttgttgaTAATTTCACAGTTCTTGtatacaaatcatacaaatTCTTCAGATATTTATCAGGATCTGTTTTGTCTGCCAATTTAGCAACTGCATACTTTTGAAGCCTTAAGTGATAGATATTTAACACAAACTTTGCCATTACCTGTTCAGGATTTGTAAATACCTGttgcattaatttattatattttgtacaCATAGGTATTACATCTTGGAAAACATCCTTTCCACCAAACGAACCCATTTGACTTTGTTCTATAAATGCATCGATACACTGAGAATATCCTTTAAAATGTGCTAAAACTGATGCTAACTCTTTCATACGACTAGCATCTTCTCTATTGTGGGCTCTAACAAATTCTTCGATAagatttctttcaatttcatcgTATTTAACAGCAATCTTTTTCTTTGCATGTTCGAATTTTTCAGATGGCAATTCTTGTGAAATAAGATGAAGCTTTTGTATTACATCAGCTGCTTCGTCTAACTGTTGtggaatacaaaatttttattccatatttaatatgaatcataattataaatatcaaacACACGAAATAAACATATGTACCGATGACTTATCTGTGAATATTGGATCTGTTAAAGGACCAGGACTTAAGAAATCTGAgaaatgtttcattaatttctgAGCCTCTACAGCTCTAGCCCTTGGCGTATTAACACTTTCCAACTGATCCCCTAAATGCAAAACCTTAGTAGCTACAAGATTTATTCTTTCATCTAATTGATGAAACAAATCAATagaatgtttatttttttcttgtaATTCAAGTATTTCAAGTATATGTCTTGCTTCCTCATCCTTTAATGCTGCTTCCAATTTATCACACTTCTTCTGTTGACGTTCCTGGAGAATTTGCAAATCTTTAATTGCTTGTAAAAATGTTTCATGTACTATTGTgggatcaaaaaatgttttccCACTGTCTTTCACAGTATCATTGACTGTCCTCCAAGCAAGTCTTTCAACAAATTCTTCTGGATCAAAGGGATCCTAAAAGAACATATTGTTAGGCAAAATATTATCATAaatcatatttatattaaaaatataaatgacattaattttttaatttacctGTTCTAATTCCTTCATGTATTGTTGCATCATTTTGATGGAATTTGGATGACAGAACTATCAAAATAAGGTTATCACGTTGCTATGAAATGAACAGATATTGATTCAATCATTAAaacattgaataaaaataagtaaaaattcatttaaaaaagtattattaatcatttattaaGAGTCATAATTATGTAAAAGTTGTTTTATCCTTGGATCATATAACAGTCTGTATACACCTTTCACGCCTTCTTCACATCAGTCAGTGACTATCAGTGACTATCTCCTGCATCGGTGCACATCAGTGACTcacagtgactacagatccaacaagaATTAATATGctgatatgtatatacatacatacatacatacatacatatgccTTGCTTTGGGGTCTTGAATTTGTGCCTCGAGATCATCGAGATCGAGCACCATCTGCTCTATCTCTATCCtggaataaaaatgtataccAGTACGCAATGCAACAATCAAACGTAAGTTGACGGTAACAGCAGATTGCTTCGATATTTCACTGATACTAGATGAAAGCTTCATTATAGAGCCTTTGGTAACGTCACtcgttaattataaattaattgcaaaattaaattgtaacTACAAAGACACAATTTTGATTCCCTTAGATtctattttttagaaatcggtcaaataattgtttgacaaacttatattttaaaaagaccgccacAAAACGGACTAAAACTACTCGATGACTTACCAACCAAACATACGAAGCAGGGAAACACTTGCGCCATCTATCTCGAATCAGCAGAAACCATTTGTCTACTAGTTTCAGCAATTTCCGGATAGATGGCGCTGGTGCTCCCCTGTACAAGCCCGATCGATAAAGTGTTGAATAGTTTCAGCCATTTTTGTATAGATAACGCTAAGatcgaatttaaaaaatttaatatatggcggtctttttaaaattcaagttaataaaataattactttaaCAATTTTTTGGTGCTATTTCTAAAAAGTAGAATAACAACAACTGTCATACCAACTGTGCTCtgtaataaaatgtttcataTTATACAAACAATAATAATGCGAATCATTgctacaattaaaattaatcaatgATTTACAACTTATACAtgacttttattttttgtgaTTATACATTTACTTGTTACATGTGTCCTTGTGAAGtttcatacatttttatttatgaattaacATAATAAATTAGTAGCACGATAATAGAAGAAACCCCATATGCTTTCCAAATATTCttattccttttcttttttcataacAATACAAAAGTGggattaattgcaattttatattgattttatacaaaatatgtcttttctttcttttaataaaaaccAGAATAATATATGATATATAAAGTCTTCTTGGTATTATTATTGCATAGTACAAAGCTTTGTTAGAGTAACCTGATTTATTAaacgttttttaattatgttcaTTATATAAAAGCAAGAACAACTAGTAatgaatatgaaatataaaatgttgTTAATTAGATTCTTTTCAACAGCAAGGAACTGATACAAAAAGGAAAGATAATATTTTagctaaaattttaattttacaagttCTTATGAAACAAATAACTATGATATACCCTTATCATTTAGAAACAAGGCAAAGTATATCGAATTTGTAAAGCGCTTGAACATTTTACAAACTATACGACGTATTTATACGTATAGGCGAACAATTTTATGAACTTCGTACGTAGCATAAGTTTAAAAAACTCATGTAACTCTTACAGAAGTTACAGAATGGGAGCATTTGTAACgttttttaattgttcttaTACAATTAAGTATACTATTTCCACGTTTTGTATTAGTGttgaaatgtttattaatatatcattattaaattacacTAATGAGCACTGAAAAAAAGGGAGGCAGCAATTAATGACATGTTTCTAACATGTATACTGTTAGTTTTGTTTTCGTTTCTCTCACAAAATTGGAATAAAATATGGAAAAATGTTTGGGTAGTACAGAAGATAAGAATGACTCCCTTTCTAAGACAAAAAACCATTCAATTATACATGTTACAATTACGCTAAAAAATAAGAATGCTTATCTTTATAATCACGATacacaatattatttaatttactttaaacTCGAATTGCCGTTAAACGCATCATCGCGTAAAAAATAATCTTCAATGCTAATTCGACGAATTTTTTTCTATAGTCGAATATCGCACTAGACATTAATGAGTGAATAATGTTCTTTCTCGGAAAAAAGATagaacaaaaattattttattcaactctATAATAGAGTTGGTGGTCCATAATTGATAATGCTTCACacctcattttttttttttaaatgtaaacTGAAACTTTCATGAACGTTCTTGTTTCTTCTGGTAATGTTTTCTTAAGCAGTATGAAACTGCTATCATAAGATGTCCTTCTATAATTGAAAG from Osmia bicornis bicornis chromosome 15, iOsmBic2.1, whole genome shotgun sequence includes the following:
- the LOC114875699 gene encoding exocyst complex component 5 gives rise to the protein MMQQYMKELEQDPFDPEEFVERLAWRTVNDTVKDSGKTFFDPTIVHETFLQAIKDLQILQERQQKKCDKLEAALKDEEARHILEILELQEKNKHSIDLFHQLDERINLVATKVLHLGDQLESVNTPRARAVEAQKLMKHFSDFLSPGPLTDPIFTDKSSLDEAADVIQKLHLISQELPSEKFEHAKKKIAVKYDEIERNLIEEFVRAHNREDASRMKELASVLAHFKGYSQCIDAFIEQSQMGSFGGKDVFQDVIPMCTKYNKLMQQVFTNPEQVMAKFVLNIYHLRLQKYAVAKLADKTDPDKYLKNLYDLYTRTVKLSTKLKIFNMGTDDTYLAKLTRNIFQKYLDTYIIIETKAFREKSAALLIEYYESKNHQKKQLQTGGFQELRRDLQAVLGARTNINIAQIENYGGETFLSEELAIALLQRSKLAFQRCQLLSKPDDIPVNVLQILEILLQYLISEHVDYALELGLQSVPIPESRTQPEIHFFNVVKQCNAIVRLLEEQFNDSVLPLVISTPKHGDCKLKKKVVLEQIEMKLETGLDRSINAIIGWVKVYLQNEQRKTDFKPESDVDTLSTPACLTVVQYVTGMIRHIRNTLDGKNLNNVLTELGVRFHKVIYDHLQQFQFNSAGAMCAICDMNEYRKCVKELEVDLVTSLFDTLHALCNLLLVKPENLKQVCTGDQLATLDRNVLVNFIQLRTDYKTQKLANCLKGLAT